One genomic window of Pelecanus crispus isolate bPelCri1 chromosome 18, bPelCri1.pri, whole genome shotgun sequence includes the following:
- the SLC4A1 gene encoding band 3 anion transport protein isoform X3, with protein MRRTLDPEGYEDPGIKGSHLSLGQTSTPSETDVDLEAAGSRRPVSQRDAREGYVELHELVMDSNQELCWMEAGHWLKLEEDFKAAGHWDEPHLSFLTYRSLLDIHQALAKGTLLLDLEATSLAAIAHLLIDQMIYEEQITPQDQEEILRTLLLQHKHPSKAESVATLPPAQLQRSGAGQAETEQPLLRKQQSLEMHSLARAEQSPSTATRPQLLEKVPEDAEATLVLVGCAAFLKQQTLAFVRLKAAVKLDAVLNVSLPVRFLFVVLGPDNPHVTYHEIGRAIATMMSERVFRRDAYLAECRQDLLWGMEGFLEASIVLPPTETLSEQHLRSLVPLQHELLRRRYQPPKKAPGKDFPKQTGTVGTTPPPGFPIPVAGGTPPPPLHAMSPHGHLLVFPGPKAPAPDDDDPLRRTGQPFGGLVRDIRRRYPKYLSDIKDACNPQCLAAIIFIYFAALSPAVTFGGLLSDKTEGMMGVSELLISTCVQCFLFSILSAQPLLVIGFSGPLLVFEEAFFTFCSSHGIEYIVGRVWIGFWLVLIVLVVVACEGSFLVRYLSRYTQEIFSFLISFIFIYETFSKLVTIFKDHPLKQHYNVTAAIEPILPQPNTALLSLVLMAGTFFLAFFLRQFKNSAFLPGRARRLIGDFGVPISIFIMALIDFFIKDTYTQKLKVPKGLQVTNSVARGWFIKPTGLNQPFPIWMMFASVLPAILVFILIFLETQITTLIISKPERKLVKGSGFHLDLLLIVTMGGLAALLGVPWLSATTVRSITHANALTIMSKTSASGEKSQILEVKEQRISGLVVAVLIGVSIFMEPILKYIPLSVLFGIFLYMGVTSLFGIQLFDRILLLLMPPKYHPREPYVTRVKTWRMHLFTFTQIIVLVLLLVVKSTAASLALPFILILTVPLRRWVLPRIFQDIELKCLDADDVVVTFEEMEGIDVYNEVQMPS; from the exons ATGAGGAGGACCCTGGACCCAGAGGGCTACGAAGACCCTGGTATAAAGGGCTCCCACCTGTCCCTGGGGCAGACGAGCA CTCCATCAGAGACCGATGTGGACCTGGAGgcggcagggagcaggaggccCGTGTCCCAGCGGGACGCCCgtgag ggctACGTGGAGCTGCACGAGCTGGTCATGGACAGCAACCAGGAGCTGTGCTGGATGGAGGCTGGCCACTGGCTCAAGCTGGAGGAGGACTTCAAGGCTGCCGGGCACTGGGACGAGCCCCATCTCTCCTTCCTGACCTACCGCAGCCTCCTGGACATCCACCAGGCTTTGGCCAAAG GCACCTTGCTCCTCGACCTGGAGGCCACCTCGCTGGCAGCCATCGCCCACCTCCTCATCGACCAGATGATCTACGAGGAGCAGATCACGCCACAGGACCAGGAGGAAATCCTGAGgacgctgctgctgcagcacaa ACACCCCAGCAAGGCTGAGTCAGTCGCGACCCTGCCACCGGCACAGCTGCAGCGCTCGGGCGCAGGCCAGGCAGAGACGGAGCAGCCGCTGCTGCGGAAGCAGCAGTCCCTGGAGATGCACAGTCtggccagggctgagcag AGCCCGAGCACGGCCACTAGACCCCAGCTCCTCGAGAAGGTCCCCGAGGATGCTGAGGCCACGCTGGTCCTCGTGG GCTGTGCAGCCTTCCTGAAGCAGCAGACACTGGCCTTTGTGCGCCTGAAAGCCGCGGTGAAACTGGACGCCGTCCTCAACGTGTCCCTGCCTGTCCGCTTCCTCTTCGTGGTCCTGGGCCCTGACAACCCCCATGTCACCTACCACGAGATCGGCCGCGCCATTGCCACCATGATGTCCGAGAGG GTCTTTCGCCGGGATGCCTACCTGGCCGAGTGCCGCCAGGACCTGCTGTGGGGCATGGAGGGCTTTCTGGAGGCTAGCATCGTCCTGCCGCCCACTGAGACCCTGAGCGAGCAGCACCTCCGCAGCCTGGTGCCGCTGCAGCATGAGCTGCTCCGCCGCCGCTACCAGCCCCCCAAGAAGGCACCGGGCAAGGACTTCCCAAAACAAACGGGTACAGTGgggaccacccccccccccggattCCCCATCCCCGTGGCTGGTGgaaccccgcccccccccttgCACGCGATGTCCCCTCATGGCCACCTGCTTGTGTTCCCAGGGCCGAAGGCACCGGCGCCAGACGATGACGACCCCCTGCGCAGGACAGGACAACCTTTTGGGGGGCTGGTGCGGGACATCCGCCGCCGGTACCCCAAATATCTCAGCGACATCAAGGACGCTTGCAACCCCCAGTGCCTGGCCGCCATCATCTTCATCTACTTTGCGGCGCTGTCACCTGCTGTCACCTTTGGAGGCTTGCTGA GTGACAAGACCGAGGGCATGATGGGGGTGTCAGAGCTGCTCATCTCCACCTGCGTGCAGTGCTTCCTCTTCAGCATCCTCAGCGCCCAGCCCCTGCTCGTCATCGGCTTCTCAGGGCCCCTCCTTGTCTTTGAGGAAGCCTTCTTCACG TTCTGCAGTTCCCATGGTATCGAGTACATCGTGGGTCGGGTCTGGATTGGCTTCTGGCTGGTCCTGAtagtgctggtggtggtggcctGCGAGGGCAGCTTCCTGGTGCGCTACCTGTCCCGCTACACCCAGGAGatcttctccttcctcatctCCTTCATCTTCATCTACGAGACCTTCTCCAAGCTTGTCACG atCTTCAAGGATCACCCGCTAAAGCAGCATTACAACGTGACGGCCGCAATTGAGCCCATACTGCCACAGCCCAACACGGCGCTGCTCTCCCTTGTCCTCATGGCTGGAACCTTCTTCCTGGCCTTCTTCCTCCGCCAGTTCAAGAATAGTGCTTTCCTGCCTGGCAGG GCCCGGCGCTTGATCGGGGACTTCGGGGTGCCCATTTCCATCTTCATCATGGCACTGATTGACTTCTTCATTAAGGACACATACACGCAG AAACTGAAAGTCCCCAAAGGGCTGCAGGTCACCAACTCGGTTGCCCGGGGCTGGTTTATCAAACCCACGGGACTAAACCAACCCTTCCCCATCTGGATGATGTTCGCCTCCGTGTTGCCCGCCATCTTGGTCttcatcctcatcttccttGAGACACAGATCACCAC CCTCATCATCAGCAAGCCCGagaggaagctggtgaagggctCTGGCTTCCACCTGGACCTGCTGCTGATCGTGACCATGGGGGGGCTGGCCGCCCTCTTGGGCGTACCCTGGCTCAGCGCCACCACCGTCCGCAGCATCACCCACGCCAACGCCCTCACCATCATGAGCAAGACCTCCGCTTCTGGTGAGAAGTCCCAGATCTTGGAGGTCAAGGAACAACGCATCAGTGGCTTGGTGGTGGCCGTGCTCATCG GCGTCTCCATCTTCATGGAGCCCATCCTGAAGTACATCCCGCTGTCTGTGCTCTTTGGCATCTTCCTCTACATGGGTGTCACCTCCCTCTTTGGCATCCAGCTCTTCGACCGCATCCTGCTCTTGCTGATGCCACCCAAGTACCATCCCAGAGAGCCCTATGTCACCCGG GTGAAGACTTGGCGGATGCACCTCTTCACCTTCACACAGATCATCGTCCTCGTGTTGCTGTTGGTGGTGAAGTCCACCGCGGCCTCGCTGGCGCTGCccttcatcctcatcctcaccgTGCCCCTGCGGCGCTGGGTGCTGCCCAGGATCTTCCAGGACATCGAGCTCAAATGC